From Halomarina ordinaria:
CGCGTTCCTCCTCACGTGCGCGTTCGCCAACTGCGGGAACTTCGGCATCCCCCTCTCGACGTTCGCCTTCGGGGAGGTCGGCCGGAGCACGGCGGTGCTCTACACCGCCGTCCAGAACGTCGTCATGTACACCGTCGGGGTGTTCATCGCCGCGCGCAGCGGCGGGAACGACCCGACTGAGGGCGTGAAACACGTCTTCGCCATCCCGCTGGTCTACGCGGTGGTCGCCGCCATCGGCCTCCGGTGGCTCGGCGTCCTCCCACCGGCCGACAGCAGCGCGATGGAGACGCTCCGACTCGTCGGCGACAGCGCGATTCCGCTCATGCTCCTCATGCTCGGGAGCGAACTCACTGGGACGGACGTCCGGACGGCGGTCGGGAGCGTCGGCGCCGTCAACGTCCTGAAACTGCTCGTCGCGCCGGTCGTCGCCGTCGGTGTGGTCCTCCTCCTCGCGCCGGCGAACCAGACCGCCGCACGCGTGTTCGTCCTCGAGTGTGCGACCCCGGTGGCGGTGACGCCGCTCATCCTCCTGCTGGAGTTCGGGCCGGAGACCGACGGTCTCTCGGGTGCCGAGTTCGTCAGCGCGACGGTCCTCACGTCGACGCTGCTCAGTATCCCGACGCTGACGGCACTCATCGTCCTGTTGCAGTCGGGCGCGCTCGTCTAACTGGGTGCGGTGAACGAGCGGAACGAACGGGAGCGGACCGTCAGCCGGCCGTCGGCGTCACGTCGTCGACCGCCTGCTTCACCTGCACTGCGGCGCCGGCGGCGAGTTCGTGGACGAGCGCCGCACGCTCCTCTTCGGTCGCGTCGGCGGTGACGCCGGCGGAGACGACGTGACCGACCGGTGGCTGGACCGCGAGGGTCGCCTCCGGGCCGTCGCTCCCGTCTCGTAGTTCGGAGCCGACGACGAACTCGTCGGGGAGCAGCGTCCGCGCGTACGCCGTCATCGCCGTGAGGTCCGTCCGGAACGTCGCGACCTGTTCGGGTGTCAGGTCCACGTCGGCGTCCGTCGACCGGCCCGCGTACGGTGTGTTGCCGTGCATTCGACCGACCCTCGGGTCGAACGCTTAAAAGTGATGCGAGGTTCGCTCAGAGCAGCGGCGTGCTCTCGCCGTACACCGCGAGCGCGAGTGCGGTCGTGTAGCCCGTGTCGGCCGCCTCCGCCGCGACGAGTTCCCGCCCCTCGTCTTCGAACGGCCAGTCCCGCAGGGCCTTCCCCGCCTCCAGTCCCTCGTCGAGGCGCGACTCGACGGCGGCCTCGTCGCTCCCGCTGGCCTCGTAGAAGAGGCCGGGGCCGTCCGGCGCGCGCGCCCACGCCAGACCGGCGACCGCACGGCCCGTCTCCACGGTGGCGCGCCCCTCGACCACCGTCAACCGCTCGCCGGGCGGTCCGAGGTCCGGCGCGACCCCGACGCGTTCGACGCGCGCGTTCGCGGGGATGACCGAGGAGACGGTCACGAGGTTGTAGTTGTGGACACCCGCGGCTGCCAGTGCCGCGTCGTACGACGCCATGGGCG
This genomic window contains:
- a CDS encoding AEC family transporter is translated as MSFVSIFTTAIAPIIAIGAVGYALGRAKGLDTGPLNTVTVYVFAPALVFHSLATTTLDGETILKLSVGVTVFVLLMLGIAAVVGRYATDGEPLFGAFLLTCAFANCGNFGIPLSTFAFGEVGRSTAVLYTAVQNVVMYTVGVFIAARSGGNDPTEGVKHVFAIPLVYAVVAAIGLRWLGVLPPADSSAMETLRLVGDSAIPLMLLMLGSELTGTDVRTAVGSVGAVNVLKLLVAPVVAVGVVLLLAPANQTAARVFVLECATPVAVTPLILLLEFGPETDGLSGAEFVSATVLTSTLLSIPTLTALIVLLQSGALV
- a CDS encoding DUF5811 family protein, with product MHGNTPYAGRSTDADVDLTPEQVATFRTDLTAMTAYARTLLPDEFVVGSELRDGSDGPEATLAVQPPVGHVVSAGVTADATEEERAALVHELAAGAAVQVKQAVDDVTPTAG
- a CDS encoding pyruvoyl-dependent arginine decarboxylase, whose product is MGLIRVVSGTASAPTPMASYDAALAAAGVHNYNLVTVSSVIPANARVERVGVAPDLGPPGERLTVVEGRATVETGRAVAGLAWARAPDGPGLFYEASGSDEAAVESRLDEGLEAGKALRDWPFEDEGRELVAAEAADTGYTTALALAVYGESTPLL